A stretch of the Vigna radiata var. radiata cultivar VC1973A chromosome 7, Vradiata_ver6, whole genome shotgun sequence genome encodes the following:
- the LOC106767006 gene encoding BOI-related E3 ubiquitin-protein ligase 1, translating to MAVEAQHMNLFPAQLLTAREMAKPNRAFYNAQIEGGLPLPSTVLPFHHTALCDPNSINKSDSGLTYNIPLPRKRSRDSVTESNVAPPASNKIKLSSFDQDLVFHFQNQQSEIDRFIAQHTQSVWMELEEQRVRQSRMLVKAIQEAVAKKLKEKDEEIQRLGKLNWVLQERVKSLSVENQIWRELAQNNEATANSLRNNLEEVLAQVSEENRNHGGVAPAESSCGSNNRGTEEVEENEVCGNIKQNDGLVGRRRMCNECGVRESIVLLLPCRHLCLCTMCGSTVHNCPLCHSGINASVHVNYS from the exons AGAAATGGCGAAACCGAATCGCGCCTTCTACAACGCGCAAATCGAAGGTGGTCTGCCTCTTCCTTCAACGGTGCTTCCGTTTCACCACACCGCCCTCTGCGACCCCAACTCCATCAACAAATCCGATAGCGGCCTCACCTACAACATCCCCCTCCCGAGGAAACGCTCCAGAGATTCAGTAACCGAATCCAACGTTGCTCCTCCCGCCTCCAACAAAATCAAACTCTCTTCTTTCGACCAAGACCTCGTCTTCCATTTCCAGAACCAGCAATCGGAGATCGACCGTTTCATTGCTCAACAC ACGCAGAGTGTGTGGATGGAGCTGGAGGAGCAGCGAGTCAGGCAATCAAGAATGTTGGTGAAGGCCATACAAGAGGCTGTGGCGAAGAAACTCAAGGAAAAAGACGAGGAGATTCAACGCCTGGGGAAGCTCAATTGGGTGCTTCAAGAAAGGGTGAAGAGTCTCAGCGTAGAGAATCAGATTTGGAGGGAGTTGGCGCAGAACAATGAGGCCACCGCGAACTCGCTCAGGAACAATCTGGAAGAGGTGCTGGCTCAAGTCAGTGAGGAGAACCGCAATCACGGCGGGGTCGCCCCCGCCGAGTCGAGTTGCGGAAGCAATAACCGCGGCACGGAGGAGGTGGAGGAGAATGAAGTTTGCGGAAACATAAAGCAAAACGATGGCCTTGTGGGAAGAAGAAGGATGTGCAACGAGTGTGGGGTAAGAGAATCGATAGTGTTGTTGTTGCCATGTAGACATCTGTGTCTGTGCACAATGTGTGGGTCCACCGTTCACAATTGCCCTCTTTGTCACTCTGGCATTAATGCCAGTGTCCATGTCAATTACTCTTAG
- the LOC106765700 gene encoding uncharacterized protein LOC106765700, whose protein sequence is MNALKCRLLHTLRGDVPTEALKRRALELEKKRKIRQPKSKDQFIVTVPESLKYLDTATIPMVVAAVGIAFFAKFLMMYDESKSQELLEREIKNAPEGQGTFRMVTREEWEKFREIRPRTPFESTFSRPNSRIRTGEPLRMEDVKDWTTDVLMDALHSVEEYGKHGSK, encoded by the exons ATGAACGCATTGAAGTGTAGATTATTGCACACTCTTCGTGGTGATGTGCCCACAGAAGCATTGAAGAGAAGAGCGTTGGAATtggagaagaaaaggaagatcAGACAACCCAAGAGCAAGGACCAGTTTATCGTTACAGTTCCCGAATCCCTGAAGTACCTCGACACTGCGACCATTCCCATGGTCGTCGCCGCTGTTGGAATCGCTTTCTTCGCCAAATTCCTCATGATG TATGATGAATCTAAATCCCAAGAGCTGTTGGAGCGTGAGATAAAGAATGCTCCTGAAGGTCAAGGCACCTTTAGAATGGTAACCCGAGAGGAGTGGGAGAAGTTCCGAGAAATCAGGCCCAGAACCCCATTTGAGTCCACTTTTTCGCGCCCTAATTCCAGAATCAGAACCGGAGAACCATTGCGCATG GAGGATGTAAAGGATTGGACAACTGATGTTCTCATGGATGCTCTTCACAGTGTAGAAGAGTATGGTAAGCATGGTTCTAAGTAA